From the genome of bacterium, one region includes:
- a CDS encoding ABC transporter permease, whose amino-acid sequence MIPGSRVLLLSWREGRRSLAGHKLRTALTMLGMIFGVGAVIAMLAIGEGARRQALERLKRLGAENILIEALPADQIPPEDRPLNSPGLQRRDMAAILGLLPDARASASLKRELPLQLGRRRLKGPVRGVDEDYLDLFPGLAVRGRPLAAHDGRHASRVCLLSATAQAQLGGGDGLLGRQVKLGGEWYQVVGVMASAPEGGAAQGGPSSQEAGGNKGVEGGEDPVLAWIPFATMATRHAPEGRAGRVDQVVVRAASAERVAETARLVRAVIERRHLGARDTRLTVPLELIRQQQATQRMFNLVMGAIASISLIVGGIGIMNIMLAGVLERTREIGVRRALGATAAEVELQFLVEAVLISVGGGLAGIALGLALARGISGLAGWETAVQPWSVALAFGVSVLIGLAFGLMPARSAARLDPIEALRHE is encoded by the coding sequence GTGATCCCCGGGTCCCGCGTCCTGCTGCTCTCCTGGCGCGAGGGCCGCCGCAGCCTGGCGGGACACAAACTGCGCACGGCCCTCACCATGTTGGGCATGATCTTCGGCGTGGGGGCGGTCATCGCCATGCTGGCCATTGGCGAGGGGGCGCGCCGCCAGGCCCTCGAGCGCCTCAAGCGCCTGGGGGCGGAGAACATCCTGATCGAGGCCCTGCCCGCCGACCAGATTCCCCCCGAGGACAGGCCGCTCAACTCGCCCGGCCTGCAACGCCGGGACATGGCGGCCATCCTCGGCCTCTTGCCCGACGCCCGGGCCAGCGCCAGCCTCAAGCGTGAGCTGCCCCTCCAACTGGGGCGCCGCCGGCTGAAGGGACCCGTGCGCGGCGTGGACGAGGATTACCTGGACCTCTTTCCCGGCCTGGCCGTGCGGGGCCGGCCCCTCGCCGCCCACGACGGGCGCCACGCCTCCCGCGTCTGCCTGCTCAGCGCCACGGCCCAGGCGCAATTGGGCGGCGGCGACGGACTGCTGGGCCGCCAGGTCAAGCTGGGCGGCGAGTGGTACCAGGTGGTGGGCGTCATGGCCAGCGCGCCCGAGGGCGGCGCCGCCCAGGGCGGCCCCTCCAGCCAGGAAGCAGGCGGAAACAAGGGGGTGGAGGGCGGCGAGGATCCGGTCCTCGCCTGGATTCCTTTCGCCACCATGGCGACCCGCCATGCCCCGGAGGGGCGCGCCGGGCGGGTGGACCAGGTGGTGGTGCGCGCCGCCTCCGCCGAGCGGGTGGCCGAGACGGCCCGCCTGGTGCGGGCGGTGATCGAGCGGCGGCACCTGGGAGCGCGCGACACGCGCCTGACCGTTCCCCTGGAGCTGATCCGCCAGCAGCAGGCCACCCAGCGCATGTTCAACCTGGTGATGGGGGCCATCGCCTCCATCTCCCTCATCGTGGGCGGCATCGGCATCATGAACATCATGCTGGCGGGCGTGCTGGAACGGACGCGGGAGATCGGCGTGCGCCGGGCGCTGGGCGCCACCGCCGCCGAGGTGGAGCTGCAGTTCCTGGTGGAGGCTGTTCTCATCTCGGTGGGGGGCGGCCTGGCCGGCATTGCCCTGGGTCTTGCCCTCGCCCGGGGGATCAGCGGCCTGGCGGGCTGGGAGACGGCCGTCCAGCCCTGGAGCGTGGCCCTCGCCTTCGGCGTCTCCGTCCTCATCGGCCTCGCCTTCGGCCTGATGCCGGCCCGCAGCGCCGCCCGCCTGGACCCCATCGAGGCCCTCCGCCATGAGTAG
- a CDS encoding Rrf2 family transcriptional regulator, whose product MRLSKTTEYAIRAMSYMARQPDELMSVARLAEKLEIPYKYLARLMTQLSQAGLLSSTQGKRGGYRIARPLDQIHLHQIVEVVEGLANYHRCVLGYPSCDDQNPCCMHHLWEPQLAGVRKMIYEHTLADLQQGTRF is encoded by the coding sequence ATGCGTCTGTCCAAGACCACCGAGTATGCCATCCGCGCCATGTCCTACATGGCCCGCCAGCCGGACGAGTTGATGTCCGTGGCCCGGCTGGCGGAGAAGCTGGAAATCCCCTATAAATACCTGGCCCGCCTCATGACCCAGCTCAGCCAGGCGGGCCTGCTCAGCTCCACCCAGGGCAAGCGCGGGGGCTACCGCATCGCGCGGCCCCTGGACCAGATCCATCTCCATCAGATCGTCGAGGTGGTGGAGGGCCTGGCCAACTACCACCGCTGCGTGCTGGGCTACCCCAGCTGCGACGACCAGAACCCCTGCTGCATGCACCATCTCTGGGAGCCGCAGCTGGCGGGCGTGCGGAAGATGATCTACGAGCACACCCTGGCCGACCTGCAGCAGGGCACGCGCTTCTGA
- a CDS encoding aldo/keto reductase has product MSQWSGLACPVATAARCAARLPEGAWAPGPGWSVSRLGWGSLPGEVKNIVDSKLERALEQVLAGGLNLLDTSPAYRHRRSQASVGRALQRALGRGSLRREELVVATHAGWLAFDRKEEEPAVLLEREILPATGLTREDLVGQVWSLHPAWLRHQLEMARRLCGLASFDLLMLDAPETGLKVWPRERWRAVLLNAFVACEELRGEGLIGAYGICSLEGFRAKAEGQSILDLAELLALARQAAGGGEHGLRALQLPYSLAALDLLNLRSGGRDLRHLAADEGVWLCGLLSLGQGQLTSGLPAYFRERMPGLSPAQQALQVVLSTEGLGAALVGMKSREHIEENLALLARPRLAAEAWTSLFKE; this is encoded by the coding sequence ATGAGCCAGTGGAGCGGTTTGGCCTGCCCCGTGGCCACCGCCGCGCGCTGCGCGGCCCGTCTGCCGGAGGGCGCCTGGGCTCCCGGTCCCGGCTGGAGCGTCTCCCGCCTGGGCTGGGGCAGCCTGCCCGGCGAAGTGAAGAACATCGTCGACTCCAAGCTCGAGCGCGCCCTCGAGCAGGTGCTGGCGGGGGGCCTCAACCTGCTCGACACCAGCCCCGCCTACCGCCACCGCCGCAGCCAGGCGTCCGTGGGGCGCGCCTTGCAGCGCGCGCTGGGGAGGGGCTCGCTGCGCCGCGAGGAGCTGGTGGTGGCCACCCATGCCGGCTGGCTGGCCTTCGACCGCAAGGAGGAGGAGCCGGCCGTCCTGCTCGAGCGGGAGATCCTGCCCGCCACCGGCCTCACGCGGGAGGATCTGGTGGGGCAGGTCTGGAGCCTGCATCCGGCCTGGCTGCGCCACCAGCTGGAGATGGCCCGCCGCCTGTGCGGGCTGGCCTCCTTCGACCTGCTCATGCTGGACGCCCCCGAGACGGGACTCAAGGTCTGGCCGCGGGAGCGCTGGCGCGCCGTGCTGCTCAACGCTTTCGTCGCCTGCGAGGAGCTGCGCGGCGAGGGTCTCATCGGCGCTTACGGCATCTGCAGCCTCGAGGGCTTCCGCGCCAAGGCGGAAGGCCAATCCATTCTTGATCTGGCCGAGCTGCTGGCCCTGGCCCGCCAGGCGGCGGGCGGCGGGGAGCACGGCCTGCGCGCCCTGCAACTGCCCTACAGCCTGGCCGCCCTGGACCTGCTCAACCTGCGCTCCGGCGGCCGCGACCTGCGCCACCTGGCCGCCGACGAGGGGGTATGGCTCTGTGGCCTGCTCAGCCTGGGCCAGGGCCAGCTCACCAGCGGGCTGCCCGCCTACTTTCGCGAGCGCATGCCGGGCCTGTCCCCCGCCCAACAGGCGCTGCAGGTGGTGCTCTCGACCGAGGGCCTGGGCGCGGCGCTGGTGGGGATGAAGAGCCGCGAACACATCGAGGAGAACCTCGCCCTGCTCGCCAGGCCCCGCCTGGCAGCGGAGGCCTGGACCTCGCTCTTCAAGGAATGA
- a CDS encoding histidinol-phosphatase, with amino-acid sequence MLPDLHLHTPRCRHAVGEPDEYAQAAWKAGLRRIVFTDHAPLDDRMDLVHRMACAELEAYHDQIRALAAAWRGRLEIGVGLEVDWLEGFQEINRAVVGARDWDLCLGSVHFIPGAQGWDFIIRCAPERESAVLEAYWQAWGDAAASGLFHAMSHPDVYRMIEREPLPGERELACRALDRAARAGVAVECNTSLLRKGAATLYPAPWLLEEVLARGMPLTSASDAHHPEQAGSGFALLAELARRDARVCFTDFRQGVPRPIPTPRL; translated from the coding sequence ATGCTGCCCGACCTGCACCTGCATACCCCCCGCTGCCGGCACGCTGTCGGCGAGCCGGATGAATACGCCCAGGCAGCCTGGAAGGCCGGCCTGCGCCGCATCGTCTTCACCGACCACGCCCCCCTCGACGACCGCATGGATCTGGTCCATCGCATGGCCTGCGCCGAACTGGAGGCCTATCATGACCAGATTCGCGCCCTGGCCGCGGCCTGGCGCGGGCGGCTCGAGATCGGAGTGGGGCTGGAGGTGGACTGGCTGGAGGGCTTCCAGGAGATCAACCGCGCCGTGGTGGGGGCGCGGGACTGGGACCTCTGCCTGGGCAGCGTCCATTTCATCCCGGGAGCGCAGGGCTGGGATTTCATCATCCGCTGCGCGCCGGAGCGCGAGTCGGCGGTGCTGGAAGCCTACTGGCAGGCCTGGGGCGACGCCGCGGCGAGCGGGCTTTTCCACGCCATGAGCCATCCCGACGTCTACCGGATGATCGAGCGGGAGCCCCTCCCCGGCGAACGCGAGCTGGCCTGCCGCGCCCTGGACCGCGCCGCGCGGGCCGGGGTGGCGGTGGAGTGCAACACCAGCCTCTTGCGCAAGGGCGCGGCCACCCTTTACCCCGCCCCCTGGCTGTTGGAGGAGGTGCTGGCGCGCGGCATGCCCCTCACCAGCGCCTCCGATGCCCACCACCCGGAGCAGGCCGGGTCGGGCTTCGCCCTCCTGGCGGAGCTGGCCCGGCGGGATGCCCGCGTCTGCTTCACGGACTTTCGACAGGGAGTTCCCCGCCCCATCCCGACCCCGCGACTCTGA
- a CDS encoding dipeptidase — protein MDAVMARLDARRDEHLEELRRLLAFPSVSTDPQCKEAVRDCALHLRDQLLAMGLADARLHETPGHPILTASWRQRPGAPTVLVYGHYDVQPVDPLELWTHPPFAATLVGDRLVARGVADDKGQVFCHLKALEALLAEEGGLPLNVVLLIEGEEEIGSPNLGPFLAANRDLLAADCAVISDTAMFAEGRPGITYGLKGLAYLELELEGPSLDLHSGSFGGPVVNPLNVMADLLASLKDGQGRVAVPGFYDKVLPLSAEERRAFAALEFDEAAFRASLAVDGLRPEEGWTPLEHLWARPTCDVNGFMGGFTGEGAKTVLPARAAAKVSFRLVPDQDPAEVADLVEAHWRRRLPAGVRLTVKRHHAGKPVLTPIDHPAVRAGMAALERGFGAKPVYMREGGSIPIVASFDEVLGLKTVLMGFGLPDSRCHSPNENLSLANIFGGMKAAAWFYRLLPGQMGTA, from the coding sequence ATGGACGCGGTGATGGCCAGGCTGGACGCAAGGCGCGACGAGCACCTGGAGGAGCTGAGGCGCCTGCTCGCCTTCCCCTCCGTCTCCACGGATCCGCAGTGCAAGGAGGCGGTGCGGGACTGCGCCCTCCACCTGCGCGACCAGCTGCTGGCCATGGGCCTGGCCGACGCCCGCCTGCACGAGACGCCCGGCCATCCCATCCTCACCGCCTCCTGGCGGCAGCGGCCCGGCGCCCCCACCGTCCTCGTCTACGGCCACTACGACGTGCAGCCGGTGGATCCGCTCGAGCTGTGGACCCACCCGCCCTTCGCCGCCACCCTGGTGGGGGACCGTCTGGTGGCGCGCGGCGTGGCCGACGACAAGGGCCAGGTCTTCTGCCACCTCAAGGCGCTGGAGGCCCTGCTGGCCGAGGAGGGTGGCCTGCCCCTCAACGTCGTCCTGCTCATCGAGGGGGAGGAGGAGATCGGCAGCCCCAACCTGGGTCCCTTCCTGGCGGCCAACCGCGACCTGCTCGCCGCCGACTGCGCTGTCATCAGCGATACGGCCATGTTCGCCGAGGGCCGCCCCGGCATCACCTACGGATTGAAGGGCCTGGCCTACCTGGAGCTGGAGCTGGAGGGCCCCTCCCTCGACCTGCACAGCGGCAGCTTCGGCGGACCGGTGGTCAACCCGCTCAATGTGATGGCCGATCTGCTCGCCTCCCTCAAGGACGGGCAGGGCCGCGTCGCCGTGCCCGGCTTCTACGACAAGGTGCTGCCCCTCTCCGCCGAGGAGCGCCGCGCCTTCGCCGCCCTTGAGTTCGACGAGGCCGCCTTCCGCGCCTCCCTGGCCGTGGACGGGCTGCGCCCGGAGGAGGGCTGGACGCCGCTCGAGCATCTGTGGGCGCGCCCCACCTGCGACGTCAACGGCTTCATGGGCGGCTTCACGGGAGAGGGGGCCAAGACCGTCCTGCCCGCCCGCGCCGCCGCCAAGGTGAGCTTCCGCCTCGTGCCCGACCAGGATCCGGCCGAGGTGGCCGACCTGGTCGAGGCCCATTGGCGCCGCCGCCTGCCGGCCGGCGTCCGCTTGACGGTCAAGCGCCACCACGCCGGCAAGCCCGTGCTGACGCCCATCGACCATCCGGCCGTGCGGGCCGGGATGGCCGCCCTCGAGCGCGGCTTCGGGGCCAAGCCCGTCTACATGAGGGAAGGCGGCTCCATCCCCATCGTCGCCTCCTTCGACGAGGTGCTCGGGCTCAAGACCGTGCTGATGGGCTTCGGCCTGCCCGACAGCCGCTGCCACAGCCCCAACGAGAATCTCAGCCTGGCCAACATTTTCGGCGGGATGAAGGCGGCGGCCTGGTTCTACCGGCTGCTGCCGGGACAGATGGGGACGGCATGA
- a CDS encoding TolC family protein, producing the protein MSSRSVFSILLVLLGLQAGRLPAEEQETHPPPAGLLDLEEALARALAGHREVEGARLALLESRLAREAARLRLTPRLTLTLRAPSIIDSRNETWTAQGDSLRLVWVDWNQRRESGGLALNQELPLGTRLGLSADTWHRRSDTGSFDEEYGGAWSARVRQSLLPRSLLLGDLVESGREAEQAGLEALEQLADFRHRVALAFLALLQRQEGMALARQDLSVSRGNLERAASRFEAGLIAESDYLKVELDDLRLRASFQTDSLATVLAGRDFMRLLGGTEATAPPLDPRLPAAAGPQDRAALAALLAAGNAGLARQRLESLKARREQRRARVDRLPELELDAAWTWREEGGNWLWRPDEPVLDRSISLDLSWPLLAGGERGRALRSAGIHLRRQELRLRELEESLAATLEQFWLRSEELRLQAPLLERQLELAERDAAISRERFAAGQITSQDLIDADRALSRARLQALEMRVAQVRVRLDLERLTGQDREAVRLVLEEQAIGQYPVPSGQWPLTTYH; encoded by the coding sequence ATGAGTAGTCGGAGTGTCTTCAGCATCCTCCTCGTCCTGCTGGGCCTCCAGGCCGGCCGCCTGCCCGCGGAGGAGCAGGAGACCCACCCCCCGCCCGCGGGCCTGCTCGATCTTGAAGAGGCCTTGGCCCGTGCCCTGGCCGGCCACCGCGAGGTGGAGGGAGCCCGTCTGGCGTTGCTCGAATCCCGCCTGGCCCGCGAGGCGGCGCGCTTGCGCCTCACCCCCCGTCTCACCCTCACCCTGCGCGCCCCCTCCATCATCGATTCGCGCAACGAGACCTGGACCGCCCAGGGGGATTCCCTGCGCCTCGTCTGGGTGGACTGGAACCAGCGGCGGGAGAGCGGCGGCCTGGCCCTCAACCAGGAGCTGCCCCTGGGCACGCGCCTGGGCCTCTCCGCCGACACCTGGCATCGCCGTTCCGACACGGGCAGCTTCGACGAGGAGTACGGCGGCGCCTGGTCGGCGCGTGTCCGCCAGAGCCTGCTGCCCCGTTCCCTGCTCCTGGGCGACCTGGTCGAGAGCGGGCGGGAGGCGGAGCAGGCCGGATTGGAAGCCCTCGAACAGCTGGCGGACTTCCGCCACCGCGTCGCCCTTGCCTTTCTCGCCCTGCTGCAGCGGCAGGAGGGCATGGCCCTGGCCCGCCAGGACCTGAGCGTCTCCCGGGGCAACCTGGAGCGGGCCGCCTCCCGCTTCGAGGCCGGCCTCATCGCCGAGAGCGACTATCTCAAGGTGGAGCTGGACGACCTGCGCCTGCGTGCCTCCTTCCAGACGGATTCCCTGGCGACCGTGCTGGCGGGGCGCGATTTCATGCGCCTGCTGGGGGGGACCGAGGCGACGGCCCCGCCCCTGGATCCCCGCCTGCCCGCCGCAGCCGGGCCGCAGGACCGCGCCGCCCTGGCCGCCTTGCTCGCGGCGGGCAACGCCGGGTTGGCCCGCCAGCGGCTGGAGAGCCTCAAGGCGCGCCGGGAGCAGCGCCGCGCCCGGGTGGACCGCCTGCCCGAGCTGGAGCTGGACGCCGCCTGGACCTGGCGCGAGGAGGGCGGGAACTGGCTGTGGCGGCCCGACGAGCCGGTCCTCGACCGCTCCATCAGCCTCGATCTCAGCTGGCCCCTCCTGGCCGGGGGCGAGCGCGGGCGGGCCCTCCGCAGCGCCGGGATCCACCTGCGGCGCCAGGAGTTGCGTCTGCGCGAGCTGGAGGAGAGTCTGGCCGCGACCCTGGAGCAGTTCTGGTTGCGAAGCGAGGAGCTGCGCCTGCAGGCACCGCTGCTGGAGCGCCAGCTGGAGCTGGCCGAGCGGGACGCCGCAATCAGCCGGGAGCGCTTCGCCGCCGGCCAGATCACCAGCCAGGACCTGATTGACGCCGACCGCGCCCTCTCCCGCGCCCGCCTGCAGGCGCTGGAGATGCGCGTGGCCCAGGTCCGCGTCCGCCTCGACCTGGAACGGCTGACCGGCCAGGACCGGGAGGCCGTGCGGCTCGTGCTGGAGGAACAGGCCATCGGACAGTATCCAGTGCCCAGTGGCCAGTGGCCACTGACCACTTATCACTGA
- a CDS encoding efflux RND transporter periplasmic adaptor subunit: protein MPVRRGPFEVRLVEAGSISALHSTTIDVPALRMNMQILWLVEEGSSVEAGDTLVRFDATEARKQVEEKEAGLDIALAALRKGEAEHESEMASLKSTLTYDSISWRLSRLQADRSRWESEVARQEAELQFHQSTLALEKSLARSRAQETIGRESLGSLELKVAQARAELATARQSLEQMVIRAPQRGMVVYLPIWKGDRMGKVKAGDTPWRGSSILELPDFDTMLVDLRVNEVDVGLVKVGDSCGVALDAWPDRRFSGRVLDMGVLASERDDESGIKAFDLRVRLDQSDPILKPGMNARATIFGFREEDALTVPVEALHQDEAGWHVWLAGKDGARRQAIEPGPGDGDRVLVQSGLAEGDAVLLGGQERRTPGARSSAPPPATAGGGRP from the coding sequence GTGCCGGTGCGGCGCGGCCCCTTCGAGGTGCGCCTGGTCGAGGCGGGCAGCATCTCCGCCCTTCATTCCACCACCATCGACGTGCCCGCCCTGCGCATGAACATGCAGATCCTCTGGCTGGTGGAGGAGGGGAGCAGCGTCGAAGCGGGCGACACCCTGGTCAGGTTCGACGCCACCGAGGCGCGCAAGCAGGTGGAGGAGAAGGAGGCCGGCCTCGACATCGCGCTGGCGGCCCTGCGCAAGGGCGAGGCCGAGCACGAGTCGGAGATGGCCTCGCTCAAGAGCACCCTCACCTATGACAGCATCTCCTGGCGCCTGTCGCGCTTGCAGGCCGACCGTTCCCGCTGGGAGAGCGAGGTGGCCCGCCAGGAGGCGGAGCTGCAGTTCCACCAGTCCACCCTGGCGCTGGAGAAGTCGCTGGCGCGGAGCCGGGCCCAGGAGACGATCGGCCGCGAAAGCCTGGGCAGCCTGGAACTGAAGGTGGCGCAGGCCCGCGCCGAGCTGGCCACGGCGCGCCAGTCCCTTGAGCAGATGGTCATCCGTGCCCCCCAGCGCGGCATGGTCGTCTATCTGCCCATCTGGAAAGGCGACCGCATGGGCAAGGTCAAGGCGGGCGACACGCCCTGGCGCGGCTCCTCCATTCTCGAGCTGCCCGACTTCGACACCATGCTGGTGGATCTGCGCGTCAACGAGGTGGACGTGGGCCTGGTCAAGGTGGGGGATTCCTGCGGCGTGGCGCTGGACGCCTGGCCGGACCGCCGCTTCAGCGGCCGCGTGCTGGACATGGGCGTCCTGGCCAGCGAGCGGGACGACGAGAGCGGGATCAAGGCTTTCGACCTGCGCGTGCGCCTCGACCAGTCCGACCCCATCCTCAAACCGGGCATGAACGCCCGCGCCACCATTTTTGGCTTCCGCGAGGAGGACGCCCTCACCGTGCCGGTGGAGGCCCTGCACCAGGACGAGGCCGGCTGGCACGTCTGGCTTGCCGGCAAGGACGGGGCGCGGCGGCAAGCGATCGAGCCGGGGCCGGGCGACGGCGACCGTGTCCTGGTGCAATCCGGCCTGGCGGAGGGAGACGCCGTGCTGCTGGGAGGGCAGGAACGGCGCACCCCCGGCGCCAGGAGCTCCGCACCGCCCCCGGCGACGGCGGGGGGCGGGCGGCCGTGA
- a CDS encoding alginate export family protein, with protein sequence MKQGLMLSVLALATLAQAADVAFDGQVRYRMENSNFVWSPAHGKFVPPFDSDVDAYNKAVLRTRLGATVTPQEGLKIHIQAQDSRTVGGSHGSSGTLAEDSKLGLHQGYFTWACQELSGLEIKAGRFEMPMADQRFFGAVDWNNVGRSFEGWKLGYTGLDLVGIHFYGLKVNEMAAANMDQTAWGLYFANILGRRIDLFYHNDDFGENAAEKKNVRSTIGLHYDNTYFDKLGVNFNFGTQMGTNEQGAADMDYAGMMYGLDASWELGLGWLDKVGFGYESMSGRDTSGDMTEWQELYPTAHKFHGYMDIAGPVYSGSTAGLNDIQVNFWGSLPLGLAYKLDYHMFSFVEDTGFEGNTDLGSEFDFSLAKKMGNFGVNLGYSMFTPTDNIAPGGDAQSWMYLMFTAGF encoded by the coding sequence ATGAAGCAAGGATTGATGCTGTCCGTCCTGGCCCTGGCCACCCTGGCCCAGGCCGCGGACGTGGCCTTCGACGGCCAGGTCCGCTATCGCATGGAGAACAGCAATTTTGTCTGGAGCCCTGCTCATGGCAAGTTCGTACCCCCATTCGACAGCGACGTGGACGCCTACAACAAGGCCGTGCTGCGCACGCGCCTGGGCGCCACCGTCACCCCGCAGGAAGGGCTTAAGATCCACATCCAGGCCCAGGACAGCCGCACGGTGGGAGGCAGCCACGGCAGCAGCGGCACCCTGGCCGAGGACAGCAAGCTGGGCCTGCACCAGGGCTACTTCACCTGGGCCTGCCAGGAGCTCTCCGGCCTGGAGATCAAGGCCGGCCGCTTCGAGATGCCCATGGCCGACCAGCGCTTCTTCGGCGCCGTGGACTGGAACAACGTGGGCCGCTCCTTCGAGGGGTGGAAGCTGGGCTACACGGGCCTGGACCTGGTGGGCATCCACTTCTACGGCCTCAAGGTGAACGAGATGGCGGCGGCCAACATGGACCAGACGGCCTGGGGCCTCTACTTCGCCAACATCCTGGGCCGGCGCATCGACCTCTTCTACCACAACGACGACTTCGGCGAGAACGCGGCCGAAAAGAAGAACGTGCGCAGCACCATCGGCCTGCACTACGACAACACCTACTTCGACAAGCTGGGCGTCAACTTCAACTTCGGCACCCAGATGGGCACGAATGAGCAGGGTGCCGCCGACATGGACTATGCCGGCATGATGTACGGCCTGGACGCCAGCTGGGAGCTGGGCCTGGGCTGGCTGGACAAGGTGGGCTTCGGCTACGAGAGCATGAGCGGCCGCGACACCTCAGGCGACATGACGGAGTGGCAGGAGCTGTACCCGACTGCGCACAAGTTCCACGGCTACATGGACATCGCCGGCCCCGTCTACAGCGGCTCCACGGCGGGCTTGAACGACATCCAGGTCAACTTCTGGGGCAGCCTGCCCCTGGGCCTGGCCTACAAGCTGGACTACCACATGTTCAGCTTTGTCGAGGACACGGGCTTCGAGGGGAACACGGATCTGGGCAGCGAATTCGACTTCAGCCTGGCCAAGAAAATGGGCAACTTCGGCGTCAACCTGGGCTACAGCATGTTCACGCCCACGGACAACATCGCGCCGGGCGGCGACGCCCAGAGCTGGATGTATCTCATGTTCACGGCGGGCTTCTAG